In one Vagococcus entomophilus genomic region, the following are encoded:
- a CDS encoding metal ABC transporter ATP-binding protein: MHYIKVEDLSFYYGEEPVLEHVSYHVDPGEFVILTGENGAAKSTLIRNTLGLLKPAKGSVEISETNKEGNPLSIGYIPQQIASFNAGFPSTVLELVRSGRYQRGRWFKPFSKNDHEHVEKALKSVGMWEMRNRRVGELSGGQKQRICLARVFATDPDLFVLDEPTTGMDENSRGDFYQLLRHNAHDHGKAILMITHDHEDIKQYADRHIRLIRKENSEWRCFHMHE; the protein is encoded by the coding sequence ATGCATTATATAAAAGTAGAAGATTTGAGCTTTTATTACGGAGAAGAACCCGTGCTAGAACATGTTTCGTATCATGTGGACCCAGGTGAGTTTGTTATATTGACAGGTGAAAATGGGGCGGCAAAGTCCACCTTGATTCGCAATACACTGGGTCTTTTAAAACCTGCCAAGGGTTCTGTAGAGATTTCAGAAACAAATAAAGAGGGGAATCCTCTTAGTATTGGCTATATTCCTCAACAAATTGCCTCCTTTAATGCGGGGTTTCCGAGTACGGTTCTGGAGCTTGTTCGTTCGGGTCGCTATCAACGTGGACGTTGGTTCAAACCATTTTCAAAAAATGATCACGAGCATGTTGAAAAAGCCTTGAAATCTGTTGGAATGTGGGAGATGAGAAATCGCCGGGTTGGAGAACTTTCAGGCGGACAAAAACAACGAATCTGCCTGGCTCGTGTCTTTGCGACCGATCCCGACCTTTTTGTGCTAGATGAACCAACAACTGGAATGGATGAGAATTCCCGAGGAGATTTTTATCAATTGTTGCGTCATAATGCTCATGATCATGGAAAAGCTATTTTGATGATTACACATGATCACGAAGACATTAAGCAATATGCTGATCGGCACATTCGCTTAATCCGAAAAGAAAATTCGGAGTGGAGATGTTTTCACATGCACGAATGA
- a CDS encoding alpha/beta hydrolase, with product MFKEYTGNQQFDLQINRLIGGKIQNDARVAEDVQEIIPYLTDTQNWFHSWEKQAMKRETKGEFDLAATYYQAAEFYMDPNDAKKDQIYENYVENFDKSFDRSAFTSYKIPYEHSFLPAVTIGENSEALPVIFFTGYDAYLEEVMPILAPIQKLLNRKLIIFEGPGQGRALRNGLKFIPNWEKPMKVVLDYFQLDSADIVGVSWGGYFAIRAAAFEKRIHNVVCFDIFYSGLDYLHANFCNEEFNLLLEWLETKQEVQVNQLLTSKMAQDLDLKWKIQKGMENTKEKTPYDVLQNLKKHTVANILPFVNQNVLLLAGEEDQYVPIDRLAQMEQGLINAASITTQVFTKETGGEQHCQAGAMHLAFAAINQFLMQKH from the coding sequence ATGTTTAAAGAATATACAGGAAATCAACAATTTGATTTACAAATCAATCGTTTGATTGGAGGAAAAATTCAAAATGATGCTCGTGTGGCAGAAGATGTTCAGGAAATTATTCCGTATCTGACAGATACACAAAACTGGTTTCATTCTTGGGAAAAGCAAGCAATGAAACGGGAAACAAAGGGTGAGTTTGATTTAGCTGCTACATATTATCAAGCAGCAGAATTTTATATGGATCCAAATGATGCCAAAAAAGATCAAATCTATGAAAATTATGTTGAAAATTTTGACAAAAGTTTTGATCGGAGTGCGTTTACATCTTATAAGATTCCTTATGAACATTCTTTTTTACCAGCTGTTACGATTGGAGAAAATTCTGAGGCGTTGCCGGTAATCTTTTTTACAGGATATGATGCTTACTTGGAAGAAGTAATGCCTATTCTTGCGCCAATTCAAAAATTGTTGAATCGCAAACTTATTATATTTGAAGGTCCAGGACAAGGAAGAGCTTTGAGAAACGGGCTGAAGTTCATTCCAAACTGGGAAAAACCGATGAAAGTTGTATTGGACTATTTTCAGTTGGACAGTGCAGATATCGTAGGCGTTTCATGGGGGGGATACTTTGCTATTCGAGCCGCTGCGTTTGAAAAAAGAATTCATAATGTTGTATGTTTTGATATTTTTTACTCAGGGCTGGATTATTTGCACGCAAATTTTTGTAACGAAGAATTCAATTTATTACTTGAATGGCTTGAAACGAAACAAGAAGTGCAAGTGAATCAACTTTTAACAAGTAAGATGGCACAAGACCTAGATTTAAAGTGGAAAATTCAAAAAGGAATGGAAAATACAAAAGAAAAAACTCCCTACGACGTGTTGCAAAATCTGAAAAAACATACAGTAGCAAACATACTACCTTTTGTTAATCAAAATGTGTTACTTTTAGCAGGAGAAGAAGATCAGTATGTACCAATAGACAGATTAGCACAGATGGAGCAAGGGTTGATTAATGCTGCATCTATTACAACACAAGTGTTCACAAAAGAAACTGGTGGAGAGCAGCATTGTCAGGCAGGGGCCATGCATCTAGCCTTCGCAGCTATCAATCAATTTTTAATGCAGAAGCACTAA